One Pieris napi chromosome Z, ilPieNapi1.2, whole genome shotgun sequence DNA window includes the following coding sequences:
- the LOC125062673 gene encoding major facilitator superfamily domain-containing protein 6-like isoform X2 has protein sequence MSLGSQNSTTQCKMSCDMTSPKMWQTVCEHWHIPKYCYSHTNSINYTSFISNISMKEDKCAYISTDNVTLEGYTFKPSCRIGGGFVDVNEPCILDCVNDQLSNILGENKANMTCLNDTLNFRLCNKDVGNMVLGSQLDKCQANCELDTSAPWKLMEICSGWGADVTDVCKPKTPAGEHLPKTLSFTGNIRLSSTVTEHSCVFIRLTDIVMPDGTVHYPNCITKAQYEMEMNLFHPLCEIDCDHAQVNELLQSAKDSTSEETYQYTKQFWMFFIFMILNWIAGGVVVAFADAICFNLLGSKKNSYGKQRLWGSVGFGLLSLISGSLIDLFSAGAYKDYTIAFVLMFVFMCGDVVVSSFMKVESLAFSLNILSDVGTLFKSARNCVFMLWTICVGLCTGLLWQFLFWHIEDVARLTCDGADYVKTLQGLVSAIQTFGGEIPFMFLSGYIIKKIGHVSVMSIVLIAFGVRFVLYSFLTNAWWVLPIELFQGVTFGMFYPTMTSYASLVSPPGTENTVQGLVGAIFGGVGTSLGSLIGGYLYQTYKGWNTFRWFGFGAINIGVLHVIAQYLLKDKPHLDQGYSSVIHYGHTNDAVNILDDDPDM, from the exons ATGTCTTTGGGTAGTCAAAATTCCACTACACAATGCAAG ATGAGCTGTGATATGACATCGCCAAAAATGTGGCAAACGGTGTGTGAGCATTGGCATATACCGAAATATTGTTACAGTCATACAAATAGTATAAATTATACGTCTTTCATTAGTAATATTAGTATGAAAGAGGATAAGTGTGCTTACATATCAACAGACAATGTGACGCTGGAAG GGTACACTTTTAAACCGAGCTGTCGCATTGGCGGTGGATTTGTCGATGTCAACGAACCATGTATCCTTGACTGTGTAAATGACCAGCTGTCAAACATACTTGGGGAAAATAAGGCGAATATGACATGTTTAAATGACACATTAAATTTTCGTTTGTGCAATAAAGATGTCGGGAATATGGTATTGGGAAGTCAATTGGATAAATGTCAG gCTAATTGTGAGCTTGATACCTCAGCACCGTGGAAATTAATGGAGATTTGTTCGGGCTGGGGAGCTGACGTCACCGATGTGTGTAAACCAAAGACACCGGCGGGTGAGCATTTGCCCAAAACCCTCTCATTTACTGGCAACATTCGCTTGTCGTCAACTGTCACAGAACACAGCTGTGTTTTTATAAGACTTACGGATATTGTTATGCCTGAtg GAACAGTGCACTATCCGAATTGCATTACCAAGGCTCAATATGAAATGGAGATGAACTTGTTCCATCCATTGTGTGAGATTGATTGTGATCATGCgcag gtTAACGAGCTTCTCCAATCGGCAAAAGATAGTACAAGCGAAGAGACCTATCAGTATACGAAACAGTTTtggatgttttttattttcatgatTTTGAACTGGATTGCGGGTGGAGTAGTTGTTGCATTTGCTGATGCTATATGTTTCAATCTGCTTG gtAGTAAAAAGAATTCGTATGGAAAGCAACGGTTATGGGGATCCGTTGGTTTCGGACTATTGTCGCTTATAAGTGGGAGTCTCATAGATTTATTCAGCGCTGGCGCATACAAAGACTACACTATAGCCTTTGTTCTAATGTTCGTTTTTATGTGCGGAGATGTTGTAGTATCGTCTTTTATGAAG gtAGAATCTTTGGCATTctctttaaacatattatcCGATGTTGGAACTTTATTCAAATCTGCTCGCAACTGTGTCTTCATGTTATGGACAATATGTGTCGGGTTATGTACGGGGTTGCTCTGGCAATTTTTGTTCTGGCATATTGAGGATGTGGCCAGATTGACCTGTGACGGGGCGGATTATGTGAAGACATTACAGGGGCTCGTCAGTGCCATACAGACATTTGGTGGCGAGATACCCTTCATGTTTTTATCtg gttatattataaagaaaattggaCACGTGAGCGTGATGAGTATTGTACTTATTGCTTTTGGCGTGCGTTTCGTACTATACTCGTTCCTCACCAACGCCTGGTGGGTGCTGCCAATAGAATTATTCCAAGGTGTCACCTTCGGAATGTTCTATCCAACGATGACGTCATACGCCAGTCTTGTATCACCACCGGGAACGGAGAATACTGTccaa GGCTTAGTTGGCGCCATATTTGGAGGTGTTGGTACGTCACTTGGGAGTTTGATTGGGGGTTACTTGTACCAAACATATAAGGGTTGGAACACATTCCGCTGGTTCGGATTTGGGGCGATTAATATTGGTGTGCTTCACGTCATAGCGCAGTACTTACTTAAAGATAAGCCGCATCTTGATCAAG GTTATTCGTCTGTGATTCACTATGGGCATACGAATGATGCAGTGAATATATTGGACGACGACCCTGATATGTAA
- the LOC125062673 gene encoding major facilitator superfamily domain-containing protein 6-A-like isoform X1: MLSLNMKIDKKLLPIKGHFILYSAGTAPLIPYLSTYARQLGFSSTTVGLIYTILPIFSLLATPIFGFLADRFRIQKSIFIFFQVVIIVSFASIYFIPQSGLNLTVELDCGDGATVLKSCYKNAREIDQCSVMSLGSQNSTTQCKMSCDMTSPKMWQTVCEHWHIPKYCYSHTNSINYTSFISNISMKEDKCAYISTDNVTLEGYTFKPSCRIGGGFVDVNEPCILDCVNDQLSNILGENKANMTCLNDTLNFRLCNKDVGNMVLGSQLDKCQANCELDTSAPWKLMEICSGWGADVTDVCKPKTPAGEHLPKTLSFTGNIRLSSTVTEHSCVFIRLTDIVMPDGTVHYPNCITKAQYEMEMNLFHPLCEIDCDHAQVNELLQSAKDSTSEETYQYTKQFWMFFIFMILNWIAGGVVVAFADAICFNLLGSKKNSYGKQRLWGSVGFGLLSLISGSLIDLFSAGAYKDYTIAFVLMFVFMCGDVVVSSFMKVESLAFSLNILSDVGTLFKSARNCVFMLWTICVGLCTGLLWQFLFWHIEDVARLTCDGADYVKTLQGLVSAIQTFGGEIPFMFLSGYIIKKIGHVSVMSIVLIAFGVRFVLYSFLTNAWWVLPIELFQGVTFGMFYPTMTSYASLVSPPGTENTVQGLVGAIFGGVGTSLGSLIGGYLYQTYKGWNTFRWFGFGAINIGVLHVIAQYLLKDKPHLDQGYSSVIHYGHTNDAVNILDDDPDM, from the exons ATGCTGTCATTAAACATGAAAATAGACAAGAAACTTTTGCCAATTAAGGGtcattttatactttatagtGCTG gtaCCGCTCCACTTATCCCCTATTTGTCTACATATGCAAGACAATTGGGATTTTCATCAACTACTGTTGGCCTAATCTACACAATACTACCAATTTTTAGTCTTTTAGCAACACCAATTTTCGGTTTCTTAGCAGATAG GTTTAGAATACAAAAATCCATATTCATATTCTTTCAAGTAGTAATAATTGTAAGCTTCGccagtatatattttatacctcAAAGTGGATTAAATCTTACGGTAGAGCTAGATTGTGGTGATGGTGCTACAGTACTAAaaagttgttataaaaatgCTAGAGAAATTGACCAATGCAGTGTCATGTCTTTGGGTAGTCAAAATTCCACTACACAATGCAAG ATGAGCTGTGATATGACATCGCCAAAAATGTGGCAAACGGTGTGTGAGCATTGGCATATACCGAAATATTGTTACAGTCATACAAATAGTATAAATTATACGTCTTTCATTAGTAATATTAGTATGAAAGAGGATAAGTGTGCTTACATATCAACAGACAATGTGACGCTGGAAG GGTACACTTTTAAACCGAGCTGTCGCATTGGCGGTGGATTTGTCGATGTCAACGAACCATGTATCCTTGACTGTGTAAATGACCAGCTGTCAAACATACTTGGGGAAAATAAGGCGAATATGACATGTTTAAATGACACATTAAATTTTCGTTTGTGCAATAAAGATGTCGGGAATATGGTATTGGGAAGTCAATTGGATAAATGTCAG gCTAATTGTGAGCTTGATACCTCAGCACCGTGGAAATTAATGGAGATTTGTTCGGGCTGGGGAGCTGACGTCACCGATGTGTGTAAACCAAAGACACCGGCGGGTGAGCATTTGCCCAAAACCCTCTCATTTACTGGCAACATTCGCTTGTCGTCAACTGTCACAGAACACAGCTGTGTTTTTATAAGACTTACGGATATTGTTATGCCTGAtg GAACAGTGCACTATCCGAATTGCATTACCAAGGCTCAATATGAAATGGAGATGAACTTGTTCCATCCATTGTGTGAGATTGATTGTGATCATGCgcag gtTAACGAGCTTCTCCAATCGGCAAAAGATAGTACAAGCGAAGAGACCTATCAGTATACGAAACAGTTTtggatgttttttattttcatgatTTTGAACTGGATTGCGGGTGGAGTAGTTGTTGCATTTGCTGATGCTATATGTTTCAATCTGCTTG gtAGTAAAAAGAATTCGTATGGAAAGCAACGGTTATGGGGATCCGTTGGTTTCGGACTATTGTCGCTTATAAGTGGGAGTCTCATAGATTTATTCAGCGCTGGCGCATACAAAGACTACACTATAGCCTTTGTTCTAATGTTCGTTTTTATGTGCGGAGATGTTGTAGTATCGTCTTTTATGAAG gtAGAATCTTTGGCATTctctttaaacatattatcCGATGTTGGAACTTTATTCAAATCTGCTCGCAACTGTGTCTTCATGTTATGGACAATATGTGTCGGGTTATGTACGGGGTTGCTCTGGCAATTTTTGTTCTGGCATATTGAGGATGTGGCCAGATTGACCTGTGACGGGGCGGATTATGTGAAGACATTACAGGGGCTCGTCAGTGCCATACAGACATTTGGTGGCGAGATACCCTTCATGTTTTTATCtg gttatattataaagaaaattggaCACGTGAGCGTGATGAGTATTGTACTTATTGCTTTTGGCGTGCGTTTCGTACTATACTCGTTCCTCACCAACGCCTGGTGGGTGCTGCCAATAGAATTATTCCAAGGTGTCACCTTCGGAATGTTCTATCCAACGATGACGTCATACGCCAGTCTTGTATCACCACCGGGAACGGAGAATACTGTccaa GGCTTAGTTGGCGCCATATTTGGAGGTGTTGGTACGTCACTTGGGAGTTTGATTGGGGGTTACTTGTACCAAACATATAAGGGTTGGAACACATTCCGCTGGTTCGGATTTGGGGCGATTAATATTGGTGTGCTTCACGTCATAGCGCAGTACTTACTTAAAGATAAGCCGCATCTTGATCAAG GTTATTCGTCTGTGATTCACTATGGGCATACGAATGATGCAGTGAATATATTGGACGACGACCCTGATATGTAA